In one window of Leptospira sp. WS92.C1 DNA:
- a CDS encoding DJ-1/PfpI family protein translates to MKQNNIPVPKLKKSHSTKIICFLVILQLFGSLSFTNCTKNSEKIPDPISEVGIEEKIETFRSRFNRKRPVIAVIGENKYTELSDFVVPYGVLTRAKIADVYALSTDAGTMQMYPALQIQIQTALSDFDRSFPEGADYVIVPAVHNSENPKLIGWIQKQSSKGAIIVGICDGVWLVANAGLLKGKRATGHWYSLNKLEEQFEDTKWIRNKHYVSDKKIVTTTGVTASIPVSLALIESIAGKEKANSIAKEFGVDYWGTEHKSSDFKFESKHIWIAAKNLLSFWSYEDIGILASPEIDEVTLALVADSYSRTYRTNVFTISNSDRPIYTKGGLILLPEKYLSGKDVPKIILENIDTMTALPALNNALSQISSLYGEATSAFVALQIEYSIR, encoded by the coding sequence ATGAAACAAAACAATATTCCCGTTCCGAAATTAAAAAAATCGCATTCAACAAAAATCATCTGTTTCCTTGTAATCTTACAATTATTCGGAAGTCTCTCCTTTACAAATTGCACAAAGAATTCCGAAAAAATTCCGGATCCGATTTCCGAAGTTGGCATCGAAGAAAAAATCGAAACCTTTCGATCCAGATTCAATCGGAAACGTCCGGTCATTGCTGTGATCGGAGAAAATAAATACACCGAGCTTTCCGACTTTGTTGTGCCTTATGGAGTTTTAACTCGCGCAAAGATCGCAGATGTGTATGCATTGTCCACGGATGCGGGAACCATGCAAATGTATCCCGCGTTGCAGATTCAAATTCAAACCGCACTTTCCGACTTTGATCGATCCTTTCCGGAAGGTGCGGATTACGTGATCGTACCTGCGGTTCATAATTCCGAAAATCCGAAATTGATCGGATGGATCCAAAAGCAATCTTCCAAAGGTGCGATCATCGTTGGAATTTGCGACGGTGTTTGGTTGGTTGCAAATGCGGGTTTGTTAAAAGGAAAACGCGCAACCGGACACTGGTATTCGCTTAACAAATTGGAAGAACAATTCGAAGATACAAAATGGATTCGGAATAAACACTATGTCTCCGATAAAAAAATCGTCACCACCACGGGTGTAACCGCATCGATTCCTGTTTCCTTGGCTCTCATCGAATCGATCGCGGGAAAAGAAAAAGCGAATTCAATCGCAAAGGAATTCGGAGTCGATTATTGGGGAACCGAGCACAAGAGTTCCGATTTTAAATTCGAAAGCAAACATATCTGGATCGCGGCTAAAAATCTTTTATCCTTTTGGTCGTATGAAGATATAGGCATTCTTGCATCGCCAGAAATCGACGAGGTAACTCTTGCTCTTGTTGCCGATTCTTACTCCCGCACCTATCGAACGAATGTTTTTACGATTTCAAATTCCGACCGACCGATTTATACCAAAGGAGGATTGATTCTTTTACCCGAAAAATATTTGAGCGGAAAAGACGTTCCGAAAATAATATTAGAAAATATTGATACTATGACTGCCCTCCCTGCGCTCAACAACGCCCTCTCTCAGATTTCATCCTTGTATGGAGAGGCTACATCGGCATTTGTTGCGCTTCAGATCGAATATTCGATTCGATAG
- a CDS encoding ankyrin repeat domain-containing protein has product MKLSGPILILFGEIFFQKKRYKIVCVSIFIFGLIGCISPQLNNYVPNLSPTDYVYKGDLQGLENSLRAGQGINQRDPFFRNYTPLMVAAREGEYLIADFLIRNGADVNARTRDGHTALMMAAFNRYPEIVKLLIRAGADVRATSVQGHTAWSESTLEDSKIVQELLLQAGAGKKQ; this is encoded by the coding sequence ATGAAACTTTCAGGGCCAATTCTAATTCTATTTGGAGAAATTTTTTTTCAGAAAAAAAGATACAAGATCGTTTGTGTATCGATTTTCATATTCGGACTGATCGGTTGTATTTCGCCGCAGTTAAACAATTACGTTCCCAACTTGAGTCCGACAGATTACGTTTATAAAGGCGATTTACAAGGTCTCGAAAACTCGTTGCGTGCAGGACAGGGAATCAATCAAAGAGATCCGTTTTTTAGAAATTATACTCCTCTTATGGTCGCGGCCAGAGAGGGCGAATATTTGATCGCGGATTTTCTAATTCGAAACGGTGCGGATGTAAACGCTAGGACTAGGGACGGCCATACCGCATTGATGATGGCGGCTTTTAACCGATATCCCGAAATCGTAAAATTACTCATTCGCGCCGGAGCCGATGTGCGAGCTACAAGCGTTCAGGGGCACACTGCTTGGTCGGAATCCACATTAGAGGATTCTAAGATAGTTCAAGAACTTTTGCTCCAGGCAGGAGCGGGAAAAAAACAATGA
- a CDS encoding helix-turn-helix transcriptional regulator, whose product MKFWLPQEKRFYFFLIYVLLVLLWIMEEILTFAFDIVWIERSQAYFTTIEAAFGFLSIIGLYFLFIEIKHTQNDIESAKVVIEGLRNKNQLLTHTNQSFWESFQKQLEEWDLSDKEKEISMLLLRGMSNHQIAAIRGKSLKTIENQTFSIYQKSGTTGKLEFIAYFISPLLPEED is encoded by the coding sequence ATGAAATTCTGGCTTCCTCAAGAAAAACGATTCTACTTTTTTTTAATTTACGTTCTATTAGTCTTACTCTGGATTATGGAAGAGATTCTTACCTTTGCTTTTGATATCGTTTGGATCGAAAGATCTCAGGCGTATTTTACGACGATCGAAGCGGCGTTCGGATTCTTATCCATCATAGGTCTTTACTTTCTTTTTATAGAGATCAAACATACTCAAAACGATATCGAATCCGCAAAAGTTGTAATCGAAGGTCTTAGAAATAAGAATCAACTCCTCACTCATACCAATCAATCGTTTTGGGAATCTTTTCAAAAACAACTTGAGGAATGGGATTTATCGGATAAGGAAAAGGAAATTTCAATGCTTCTTTTGAGAGGAATGTCCAATCATCAAATCGCGGCGATTCGTGGAAAAAGTCTAAAGACGATCGAAAATCAGACCTTTTCCATTTATCAGAAATCGGGAACGACTGGAAAATTGGAATTCATCGCTTATTTTATTTCACCTCTTCTTCCGGAAGAAGACTGA
- a CDS encoding DUF4269 domain-containing protein: MKNHFYPLIICEREIQNKNSSNFYYEIFAQEIPVFKQMGYLHLQVENRILSIAGSEI, translated from the coding sequence TTGAAGAATCATTTTTATCCACTGATTATTTGCGAACGGGAAATCCAAAACAAAAACTCTTCAAATTTTTATTACGAAATTTTCGCTCAGGAGATTCCCGTTTTCAAACAAATGGGTTATCTTCATTTGCAGGTGGAGAATCGAATTCTCTCCATTGCAGGATCGGAAATTTAA
- a CDS encoding DUF4269 domain-containing protein has translation MQDRKFKEKIKDLKRKGWKTEPAFCNLLHIREDPYQFLYDLRLLSDNELERLIFHFDFFTHTRTLKCKIRIQI, from the coding sequence TTGCAGGATCGGAAATTTAAAGAAAAAATCAAAGACTTAAAACGAAAGGGTTGGAAAACCGAGCCGGCTTTTTGTAATCTTCTGCACATCCGAGAAGATCCGTATCAATTCTTATATGATCTTAGACTCTTGTCCGATAATGAGCTTGAACGTCTCATTTTTCATTTCGATTTTTTTACACATACAAGAACCCTTAAATGTAAAATACGGATTCAAATTTAA
- a CDS encoding M48 family metalloprotease — protein sequence MFRTHNFFSFYLAIGIFFPIAAQKSQPINFDAELYAQIIRQSSYQYTAILKSRKVLKDHNDWKKPIDTAFRKLADSSGNPAFPIVYNLVQDNSFNAFAMAGGQFCINSGTLDILDQVIARSEPDSKDKLNFYRERYIAGVISHELSHYYNKHTFNSVKKFYQLKDNPTGEAILDNLKFSQEQEVDADQTGFQLLNKAGYGGEYMIRTLELMSDIDNQYKEYISSKKLDKVSPESMTSVYFTSHPSANDRLSRFSGDKQELYSLLATLEKTYDDIQFGKNLDQAKSNLEKSLSKFPGNTHLEKSYAVCLHKIWMATASNEDLKLKPVIDMPSFRDSMVFPGGLRKRAVMRTIPGNVAAYEKAKGAYQKVILKTEDPYFISNYAVLLSYSTEENDMNVAKALAGNSVRAENSIPLANNLGIVFYWTEDQDKALEIFRSVSTLVDKKIQSLSVQSKTNAEIQTYLQGIGTSIRQKTQLDPDYVYENFTPILNYVLLESYKEKTPKTKQLAAYYLENYDSSSGWAKHLAAFHEITLPDPSQNAKQNIFKVGGVGPGDKLEDLLKLWGKPDRIQVDKSSGSEFYIYNKKETSFLMSIGSVLQVNVYGDNSPGIDKGVAVGSDRGAAEKVFGKQFQKNGAYLGYTQNGNAFVKYRKNRVDQIILQ from the coding sequence ATGTTTAGAACTCATAATTTTTTTTCTTTCTATTTAGCAATCGGAATTTTCTTTCCAATCGCAGCTCAAAAAAGTCAGCCTATCAATTTCGACGCGGAACTCTACGCTCAAATTATACGCCAAAGCTCCTATCAATACACCGCCATTCTTAAATCTCGAAAGGTTCTTAAAGATCATAACGATTGGAAAAAACCGATCGACACCGCATTCCGAAAGTTGGCCGATTCCTCAGGAAACCCCGCATTTCCGATCGTTTACAATTTGGTTCAAGATAACTCGTTTAATGCATTCGCAATGGCGGGAGGACAGTTTTGTATTAATTCAGGAACTTTGGATATTTTAGATCAAGTAATCGCCAGATCGGAACCGGACTCTAAAGATAAATTAAACTTTTATAGAGAAAGATACATCGCCGGTGTAATATCACACGAATTATCCCATTACTATAATAAACATACATTTAATTCGGTCAAAAAATTCTATCAACTGAAAGATAACCCAACCGGAGAAGCGATTTTAGACAATTTGAAATTTTCGCAAGAACAAGAAGTGGATGCGGATCAAACCGGTTTTCAACTTTTAAACAAGGCCGGCTATGGTGGAGAATATATGATTCGCACTCTCGAACTCATGAGCGATATCGACAATCAATATAAGGAATATATTTCCAGTAAAAAATTGGATAAAGTCAGCCCTGAATCCATGACTTCTGTCTATTTTACAAGTCATCCTTCCGCAAACGATCGTCTTTCAAGATTCAGCGGAGACAAACAAGAACTCTATTCTCTTTTGGCAACATTAGAAAAAACGTATGACGATATTCAGTTTGGCAAAAATCTCGATCAGGCAAAGTCAAATCTGGAAAAGTCACTTTCCAAATTTCCTGGAAATACTCATTTAGAAAAATCTTATGCGGTTTGCCTTCATAAAATTTGGATGGCAACCGCGAGTAACGAAGATTTAAAATTAAAACCTGTCATCGACATGCCTTCTTTTCGAGATTCAATGGTATTTCCCGGCGGGCTTCGTAAAAGAGCGGTTATGCGAACGATCCCCGGAAACGTTGCTGCTTATGAAAAAGCAAAAGGAGCGTATCAAAAAGTCATCTTGAAAACCGAAGATCCTTATTTCATTTCCAACTATGCCGTTCTTCTTTCCTATTCCACGGAAGAAAACGATATGAATGTTGCAAAGGCTTTAGCGGGGAACAGTGTAAGAGCGGAAAATTCAATCCCTCTCGCCAATAATCTGGGAATCGTATTTTATTGGACCGAAGATCAAGACAAGGCACTGGAGATATTTCGTTCCGTTTCCACACTGGTCGATAAAAAAATCCAAAGCTTAAGCGTTCAATCTAAAACGAACGCGGAAATCCAGACTTATTTGCAAGGAATCGGAACCTCAATTCGGCAAAAAACCCAATTAGATCCAGATTACGTGTATGAAAACTTTACCCCTATTTTGAATTACGTGCTTTTGGAATCCTACAAAGAAAAAACCCCGAAAACAAAACAGCTTGCCGCTTACTATCTTGAGAATTACGATTCCTCGTCGGGTTGGGCAAAACACTTGGCGGCGTTTCATGAAATTACGCTTCCGGATCCTTCTCAAAATGCAAAACAAAATATATTTAAAGTAGGAGGGGTCGGGCCTGGCGACAAACTCGAAGATCTGTTAAAACTCTGGGGAAAACCCGATAGGATTCAAGTCGACAAATCTTCAGGAAGTGAATTCTACATTTATAATAAAAAAGAAACTTCCTTTTTAATGAGTATCGGTTCCGTACTCCAAGTCAACGTTTATGGCGACAATAGTCCCGGAATCGACAAAGGAGTTGCAGTAGGCTCCGATCGAGGAGCCGCTGAAAAAGTTTTTGGTAAACAATTTCAGAAGAATGGGGCCTATTTGGGTTACACTCAAAATGGAAATGCTTTTGTAAAATATAGAAAAAACAGAGTAGATCAAATCATTCTCCAATGA